From Scylla paramamosain isolate STU-SP2022 chromosome 16, ASM3559412v1, whole genome shotgun sequence, one genomic window encodes:
- the LOC135107811 gene encoding cuticle protein 19.8-like, whose amino-acid sequence MKVSFTLLLACVHAAPAPQSVIAPDLSLFAQADPIQNLPQTAPIETQVWPVLPYSYSYTVSDPDTGNYQNKAEIMNELGEVFGSYSVLMPDNIIYTTFYNVTGNSGFVARVEKSLAQPAPPAAPTPASIPTADLPGLII is encoded by the exons ATGAAG GTCTCATTCACACTTCTCCTCGCTTGCGTCCATGCAGCTCCCGCCCCACAGTCCGTCATCGCTCCCGACCTCTCCCTTTTCGCCCAAGCAGATCCCATTCAGAACCTCCCTCAGACGGCACCCATCGAGACACAGGTTTGG CCAGTCCTCCCCTACAGCTACTCCTACACAGTGAGCGACCCGGACACTGGGAACTATCAGAACAAGGCGGAGATTATGAATGAGTTAGGCGAGGTGTTCGGCTCCTACTCGGTGCTCATGCCCGACAATATCATCTACACCACCTTCTACAACGTCACGGGAAACAGCGGCTTCGTGGCGAGGGTGGAGAAGTCCCTGGCTCagcctgctcctcctgctgctcctactcCTGCCTCCATTCCTACCGCCGATCTACCAGGTCTCATTATCTAG